A single region of the Saprospiraceae bacterium genome encodes:
- a CDS encoding response regulator: MKPAKKIIIAEDNRADVELFKFCMSESPFNVELIHFLEGKSLIEYTKSKVLENIAFILLDMHLPGLDGFEILGHLKSQPQLKDMPVITISSLPGQSFYLKCIAHGATEHYLKPSALDKYEEMVNQILYRWCQEDVVKDTSHS, translated from the coding sequence ATGAAACCAGCAAAAAAGATCATCATTGCTGAAGATAATCGTGCAGATGTAGAATTATTTAAATTCTGTATGAGTGAATCTCCGTTTAATGTTGAACTCATTCATTTTCTGGAAGGGAAATCGTTAATCGAATACACTAAATCCAAGGTTTTGGAGAATATTGCGTTTATCCTACTAGATATGCATTTGCCTGGGCTGGATGGTTTTGAGATCCTAGGCCATTTAAAATCCCAACCGCAGCTCAAGGATATGCCCGTAATTACGATTTCAAGCCTCCCAGGGCAAAGTTTTTATTTAAAGTGCATCGCCCATGGTGCGACTGAACATTACCTGAAGCCTTCAGCCTTAGATAAATATGAGGAAATGGTCAACCAGATTCTTTATCGCTGGTGCCAAGAAGATGTGGTGAAAGATACCTCCCATTCCTAG
- a CDS encoding type B 50S ribosomal protein L31 codes for MKKDTHPSNYRLVVFKDFSSDDTFLTRSCAPTSDKIVWEDGKEYPLVKLEISSYSHPFYTGKMKFVDTAGRIDKFNKKFAKFNKFSKSDAPS; via the coding sequence ATGAAAAAAGATACGCATCCTAGCAATTACAGATTAGTGGTTTTTAAGGATTTTTCATCTGATGATACCTTTTTAACCCGCTCTTGCGCACCTACCTCAGACAAAATTGTTTGGGAAGATGGTAAAGAGTATCCATTGGTGAAATTGGAGATTTCCAGTTATTCTCATCCTTTTTATACTGGCAAAATGAAATTTGTTGATACTGCGGGACGTATTGATAAATTCAATAAGAAATTTGCCAAATTCAACAAATTTTCGAAGAGCGATGCTCCATCCTAA
- a CDS encoding fused MFS/spermidine synthase gives MNQEPLWKRWSSYLFEWHIESSSSEYNPHLYVSLKKGRYQLSTAHAVYSFADLYDNFGDTFKKIDWENWPVDKVLVLGLGLGSIPLLLEQHLGTTFHCTAVEIDEAVIGLASTYGLPAIQAPLDIVCADARAFVAQSREQFDLICMDVFLDDTVPEIFEQQHFLQQLKDRLTPNGLLLYNRLAATQHDTQSTEKFHKEQFLSVFPAAYALPLKGNWMLANRKIG, from the coding sequence ATGAACCAAGAACCCCTCTGGAAAAGATGGTCGAGTTACCTATTTGAATGGCATATCGAAAGCAGCTCTAGTGAGTATAACCCCCACCTTTATGTGAGCCTCAAAAAAGGCCGTTATCAGCTGAGTACCGCGCATGCCGTATATTCTTTTGCTGATCTCTACGACAACTTTGGCGACACATTTAAAAAAATAGATTGGGAAAATTGGCCGGTGGATAAGGTCTTGGTTTTAGGGCTCGGGCTGGGGAGCATCCCCTTGTTATTGGAGCAACACCTGGGGACCACCTTTCATTGCACAGCAGTTGAAATAGATGAAGCGGTTATAGGTTTGGCATCTACTTATGGCTTGCCAGCTATCCAGGCTCCCTTGGATATTGTCTGCGCCGATGCTCGCGCTTTTGTGGCCCAATCTCGCGAACAGTTCGATCTCATTTGTATGGATGTGTTTCTCGATGATACGGTGCCGGAAATCTTTGAACAACAGCACTTCTTGCAACAGCTCAAAGATCGCCTCACACCCAATGGCCTTTTGTTGTACAATCGCCTGGCAGCCACCCAGCACGATACCCAGTCCACCGAAAAATTTCATAAAGAACAATTCCTCTCCGTCTTCCCAGCTGCCTATGCCCTACCATTAAAAGGGAATTGGATGCTGGCCAATAGAAAAATAGGATAG
- a CDS encoding GNAT family N-acetyltransferase: protein MEIIEVKNKRDWSLFHQVLNTVYQQVPNYIYPLHKQVEETFDPAINQVAGEGISKCFVLLDEQQRPSGRIAAFIDPGKNTQQDRPKVGGIGFFECTDHPANARALFERAFAYLQQHQIAIVEGPINFGERDRYWGLLVKGFDPPLYQENYHLPYYQQFFLDAGFQPFEQILTFKGQSADIPFERLKTIADRLKLRYPVEVRPLDFKKTDEFAAGFAAVYNASFEKFDHFKPIQPNQIKKFIDQAKIIVDPQLACIAYYDGVPAGFIALYPDINPFLKKAKGKLSWFQLPLFLWRNRFAKQKNAKGMGFGIHPAYQSKGIFALLVDYLCTPRNLQLYPWMYLAQIRTHNHEIRSIYAKLGVQIDRVHVTYRKPLEEGILIEPFEFIKV from the coding sequence ATGGAGATTATTGAGGTAAAAAATAAGCGCGATTGGAGCCTATTCCACCAGGTGCTTAACACGGTCTACCAACAAGTTCCAAATTATATTTATCCCTTACATAAACAGGTGGAGGAAACCTTTGATCCTGCTATCAATCAAGTGGCTGGAGAGGGAATTTCCAAGTGTTTTGTTTTGCTCGATGAACAGCAACGCCCATCTGGTCGGATTGCCGCCTTTATTGATCCTGGCAAAAATACACAGCAAGACCGACCCAAGGTTGGAGGGATTGGTTTTTTCGAATGTACCGATCATCCCGCAAATGCCCGTGCACTATTTGAACGGGCATTTGCCTATTTACAGCAGCACCAAATAGCTATAGTGGAAGGGCCAATTAATTTTGGAGAACGCGACCGTTATTGGGGTTTATTGGTGAAAGGGTTTGATCCCCCACTCTATCAGGAAAATTACCACCTGCCGTATTATCAACAGTTTTTCCTCGATGCTGGCTTTCAGCCTTTTGAACAAATCTTAACGTTTAAAGGACAATCAGCGGATATTCCCTTTGAACGTTTAAAAACCATTGCTGATCGCTTGAAATTGAGGTACCCGGTGGAAGTTAGGCCCTTAGACTTTAAAAAGACAGATGAGTTTGCAGCGGGTTTTGCTGCCGTATACAATGCTTCTTTCGAAAAGTTTGACCACTTCAAGCCTATTCAGCCGAATCAAATAAAAAAATTCATCGACCAGGCCAAAATAATTGTTGATCCCCAATTGGCTTGCATCGCTTATTATGACGGCGTTCCGGCCGGTTTCATTGCCCTTTATCCCGACATTAACCCTTTCTTAAAAAAGGCAAAAGGCAAATTAAGCTGGTTTCAGCTACCGCTCTTTTTATGGAGAAATCGTTTTGCCAAACAAAAAAATGCCAAGGGAATGGGTTTTGGTATTCACCCTGCCTACCAATCCAAAGGTATCTTTGCGCTACTCGTCGACTACCTCTGTACACCTCGGAATTTGCAGTTGTACCCCTGGATGTACCTGGCTCAAATCAGGACGCACAACCACGAGATCCGAAGCATATATGCCAAGCTGGGCGTACAGATTGACCGGGTGCATGTCACCTACCGAAAACCGTTGGAGGAAGGAATACTTATTGAACCTTTTGAGTTTATCAAAGTATAG
- a CDS encoding NUDIX domain-containing protein, which translates to MSNIPLGLKRTAAMVVLRHEQAFLLLERAKPPHQGKFVPVGGKLEPFEDPYSAAIRETKEETGISLSSLQYAGVLIESSPTAYNWQCNIYLADIPYQTPPPCDEGILHWVNYDQIPFIDTPPTDWLIYQYLMRGQVFAFNAIYDENLVLIRMVDEIEGKALNFS; encoded by the coding sequence ATGTCAAATATTCCCTTAGGTTTAAAAAGAACAGCGGCCATGGTTGTGCTAAGGCATGAACAGGCTTTTTTATTGCTCGAAAGGGCCAAGCCACCACACCAGGGAAAATTCGTCCCTGTAGGTGGCAAGCTCGAGCCTTTTGAAGATCCTTATAGCGCTGCAATTCGCGAAACAAAGGAAGAAACCGGCATTTCCCTTTCCTCTCTCCAATATGCTGGTGTATTGATAGAAAGTTCTCCCACAGCCTACAATTGGCAATGCAATATTTACCTGGCAGATATCCCCTACCAAACGCCACCACCATGCGATGAAGGCATTCTCCACTGGGTGAATTACGACCAAATCCCCTTCATTGATACGCCTCCTACAGATTGGCTAATCTACCAATACCTCATGCGTGGACAGGTCTTCGCATTTAATGCCATTTACGATGAAAACCTGGTCCTGATTCGAATGGTAGATGAAATTGAGGGAAAAGCATTGAACTTTAGCTGA
- a CDS encoding DNA starvation/stationary phase protection protein — protein sequence MTYLQLKTDKLPTLVAALNSLLANYTVYHQKLLRFHWNVRGENFFELHEVFEKLYQSPALKIDAIAERIQTLKYRPLSMLHQYLEKATIKEKDTFRNDREMVQEVLEDQSILIKNLKDAIQAAKMAEDDATIYLLSSFLLELEKNSWMLFTWLSKPVSSNLNEVVAMQ from the coding sequence ATGACTTACCTACAATTAAAAACTGACAAATTGCCCACGCTCGTGGCAGCATTAAATAGTCTATTAGCCAATTACACCGTGTACCACCAAAAATTGCTGCGATTCCACTGGAATGTCAGAGGCGAAAACTTTTTTGAATTACACGAGGTATTTGAAAAATTATACCAATCACCTGCCTTAAAAATTGATGCGATAGCCGAGCGTATCCAAACGCTCAAGTACCGTCCACTTTCCATGCTGCATCAATACCTTGAAAAGGCAACGATTAAAGAAAAAGATACCTTCCGCAACGATAGAGAAATGGTACAAGAGGTGTTAGAAGACCAAAGTATTTTGATAAAAAACCTCAAAGATGCCATTCAGGCCGCCAAAATGGCTGAAGATGACGCCACTATTTATTTATTGAGCTCCTTCTTACTCGAACTGGAAAAAAATAGCTGGATGTTATTCACCTGGTTGTCCAAACCGGTGTCTAGCAACTTAAATGAAGTGGTTGCCATGCAGTAA
- a CDS encoding GlmU family protein codes for MAHLILFDNENRDHFLPLTYTRPVCELRVGILSIREKWQHWLKGTVAYITQDYLAGKFPIDYGDENILINGSVLPSPQLVKLIQQMDFNEAFLKGEELIAAKLNGEQLEQLIHDEDFGELKGFDLENTEYLKIDHLWDLFSINEPALVSDFELLTKGRTSAPLSATNNVLGAENIFLEEGASVEFATINATTGPVYIGKQAEIMEGVMIRGPLCVGENSIIKMGAKIYGATTLGPHCKVGGEVKNVIMQGYSSKAHEGFLGDAVIGEWCNLGADTNNSNLKNNYEEVKMWDYAAESFVKTGMQFCGLVMGDHSKTGINTMLNTGTVVGVSSNIFGSDFPRNFIPSFSWGGFKGFQTYRPEKAFEMMERVMARREKDFGVEDRIIMLRIFEDTHKFRKWEA; via the coding sequence ATGGCCCATCTTATTTTATTCGATAACGAAAATCGAGATCATTTCCTTCCCTTAACCTATACCCGACCCGTTTGTGAATTGCGAGTCGGCATCCTTTCTATCCGCGAGAAATGGCAGCATTGGTTAAAAGGGACGGTTGCTTATATTACCCAGGATTACCTGGCAGGCAAATTTCCTATTGACTATGGTGATGAAAATATTTTGATCAATGGAAGTGTATTGCCTTCTCCACAGTTGGTGAAATTGATCCAGCAAATGGATTTCAATGAGGCTTTTCTGAAAGGAGAAGAACTCATTGCAGCCAAATTGAATGGAGAGCAACTGGAACAATTGATTCACGATGAGGATTTTGGCGAGTTAAAAGGCTTTGATCTGGAGAACACCGAATACTTGAAAATAGACCACCTTTGGGATTTGTTTAGCATCAATGAGCCAGCCCTCGTTTCCGATTTTGAATTGCTGACTAAAGGCAGAACTTCTGCGCCGCTTAGTGCAACCAATAATGTCTTAGGGGCTGAAAATATCTTCCTGGAGGAAGGTGCTTCCGTGGAATTTGCGACCATCAATGCGACCACCGGGCCTGTATATATTGGCAAACAGGCAGAAATAATGGAAGGAGTAATGATTCGTGGCCCGCTTTGTGTAGGCGAAAATAGTATCATTAAAATGGGCGCCAAAATATATGGTGCCACTACCCTTGGCCCTCATTGCAAGGTCGGGGGAGAAGTCAAAAACGTCATCATGCAGGGCTATAGTAGCAAGGCACACGAGGGGTTCCTCGGAGATGCCGTCATTGGCGAATGGTGTAACCTTGGGGCGGATACGAATAATTCCAACTTGAAAAATAATTACGAAGAGGTGAAAATGTGGGATTATGCCGCAGAAAGTTTTGTGAAAACGGGGATGCAATTTTGTGGTCTGGTCATGGGGGATCATTCCAAGACGGGTATCAATACCATGTTGAATACAGGGACAGTAGTCGGTGTTTCTTCTAATATCTTTGGAAGTGACTTTCCACGCAATTTTATTCCTTCTTTTTCATGGGGCGGCTTCAAAGGTTTTCAAACCTATCGCCCTGAAAAGGCTTTTGAAATGATGGAGAGAGTAATGGCGCGACGGGAAAAGGATTTCGGAGTAGAAGACCGCATTATTATGCTCCGGATTTTTGAGGATACCCATAAATTCCGAAAATGGGAAGCCTGA